Proteins encoded by one window of Fimbriiglobus ruber:
- a CDS encoding helix-turn-helix domain-containing protein has translation MTESDVKEAVRKRDGHRCLKCGVSQDDHRATEGRGLDVHRTVPGSGYSLAPGVCETLCRKCHGSATRSPRGDVSGLARDVGAAVRAARSAAGVAQKDLAAVVGIRNTHLSRMERGRHLVSILSLLRIEEALRLPICSLLDPPRPVGDESSPAKKGKK, from the coding sequence ATGACCGAATCCGACGTGAAAGAAGCGGTTCGCAAACGTGATGGCCATCGGTGTCTGAAGTGCGGGGTATCTCAAGACGACCACCGGGCCACAGAAGGCCGTGGGCTGGATGTTCACCGGACGGTGCCGGGGAGTGGATACAGTTTGGCACCCGGCGTCTGTGAAACGCTATGTCGGAAGTGCCACGGGTCTGCGACGCGATCCCCGCGGGGAGATGTTTCCGGATTGGCTCGGGATGTCGGCGCCGCGGTGCGTGCTGCTCGCTCAGCGGCAGGCGTTGCCCAAAAGGACTTGGCTGCTGTCGTGGGGATCAGGAACACGCACCTTTCAAGGATGGAGCGGGGCCGACATTTGGTGAGCATTCTTTCGCTGTTGCGAATCGAAGAAGCCCTCCGGTTGCCGATCTGTAGCTTACTCGACCCACCAAGGCCGGTAGGTGACGAGTCGTCACCTGCAAAGAAGGGTAAGAAATGA
- a CDS encoding recombinase family protein yields the protein MNLGTPLVPRGTDKVLRVIIPGRISTPGQDMASITSQHEDAERWLQRVYAGPTEIRRLGEQASGWVVDRQTMVEADELVTSGDWDLVLVTELREIYRNPRMQWGFVQACLDADVRFVSLADNIDTADVNWEVMMHTASLRHGMTVPEARQRVRRKATSSFAHGGMVLKIKYGYRKLTREEAAGGTFGPVGLRIAKRPDCTATIRQMAAWVVAGWSYVRVADRLNQDGVSPGAYVDREQWTGRTVKDLLRDPILSGRRRFRTTITKMVYGTGKHRSCPNPAPPEEKEYPELGHLTPDEHAAVLEVVEARRTASAKRQRAGKENPLWRQPRKRTRWPGQSATCGCCGGRMYQYGTLLRCQNTLAGSTRSCWNHVQVDIATVRAVVIPWVMSIIGDQAGFRETLAAAAWAEFGRHRRRRQKSGNTLDGQIADLEVRAKRLATAIGLGGELEALVTELKEVQDALQAARGERSRVAEEHDAAGEFTSAADVAARLDEAIERMAETSAEFAEILRRLLPVFVIRPVQQLDRPAIRPRATITLRFDAWAAPGEPPFEASTTLDLFQPPVHVRHLPACLAAKAARPDASLNEIAAELDINRMTVKRAYAYARLMAAEGLTDPYRELKVRPAVASRWDRKRKPKEEPPAD from the coding sequence ATGAATCTCGGAACACCTCTCGTCCCCCGGGGCACCGACAAAGTCCTACGGGTGATCATCCCGGGCCGCATCTCGACCCCCGGTCAAGACATGGCGAGTATCACCTCGCAACACGAGGACGCGGAGCGGTGGTTACAGCGGGTGTACGCGGGTCCGACCGAGATCCGGCGGTTGGGCGAGCAGGCCAGTGGCTGGGTCGTCGACCGGCAGACGATGGTCGAGGCCGACGAACTCGTCACGTCCGGAGACTGGGACCTGGTCCTCGTGACCGAGCTGCGGGAGATCTACCGGAACCCCCGCATGCAGTGGGGCTTCGTCCAGGCGTGCCTGGACGCCGATGTCCGGTTCGTGTCGCTCGCCGACAACATTGACACGGCCGACGTGAACTGGGAAGTCATGATGCACACGGCGTCGCTGCGGCACGGGATGACGGTGCCGGAGGCGCGGCAGCGGGTGCGGCGGAAGGCGACGTCGTCGTTCGCCCACGGCGGAATGGTCCTCAAGATCAAGTACGGGTACCGTAAGTTGACCCGGGAGGAGGCGGCCGGCGGGACCTTCGGTCCGGTCGGCCTGCGGATCGCCAAGCGGCCGGACTGTACGGCTACAATCCGCCAGATGGCCGCGTGGGTGGTCGCGGGGTGGAGTTACGTGCGGGTCGCCGACCGGTTGAACCAGGACGGGGTTTCGCCGGGCGCGTACGTGGACCGCGAGCAGTGGACCGGGCGGACGGTCAAGGACTTGCTCCGCGACCCGATCCTGAGCGGGCGGCGGCGGTTCCGGACGACCATCACGAAAATGGTGTACGGGACCGGGAAACACCGGTCGTGCCCGAACCCGGCCCCGCCCGAGGAGAAAGAGTACCCCGAATTGGGCCACCTGACGCCCGACGAGCACGCGGCGGTCCTGGAGGTCGTGGAGGCCCGCCGGACCGCGTCGGCGAAGCGGCAGCGGGCGGGCAAAGAGAACCCGCTCTGGCGGCAGCCGCGGAAACGGACGCGGTGGCCGGGCCAGAGCGCGACGTGCGGGTGTTGCGGCGGCCGGATGTATCAGTACGGCACGTTGCTCCGTTGCCAGAACACGCTCGCCGGGAGCACCCGGAGTTGCTGGAATCACGTCCAGGTCGACATCGCTACGGTTCGGGCCGTCGTGATCCCGTGGGTCATGAGCATCATCGGCGACCAGGCGGGGTTTCGGGAGACCCTCGCGGCCGCCGCCTGGGCCGAGTTCGGGCGGCACCGCCGCCGCCGCCAGAAGTCCGGGAACACCCTCGACGGGCAGATCGCGGATCTCGAGGTCCGGGCGAAGCGACTCGCGACCGCGATCGGCCTGGGCGGGGAACTCGAGGCGCTGGTGACCGAGTTGAAAGAGGTTCAGGACGCCCTCCAAGCCGCTCGCGGCGAGCGGTCCCGGGTGGCCGAGGAGCACGATGCGGCCGGGGAATTCACCTCGGCCGCCGACGTGGCCGCCCGCCTGGACGAAGCGATCGAGCGAATGGCCGAGACCTCCGCGGAGTTCGCCGAGATCCTGCGGCGGTTGCTCCCGGTCTTCGTCATCCGCCCGGTCCAACAACTCGACCGCCCGGCGATCCGGCCCCGGGCCACGATCACCCTCCGGTTCGACGCCTGGGCGGCCCCCGGGGAGCCGCCGTTCGAGGCGTCGACGACGCTCGACCTGTTCCAACCGCCCGTCCACGTCCGTCACCTGCCGGCGTGCCTGGCGGCCAAGGCGGCCCGCCCGGACGCGAGCCTCAACGAGATCGCCGCCGAACTGGACATCAACCGGATGACCGTGAAACGGGCGTACGCGTACGCTCGGCTGATGGCGGCCGAAGGCTTGACCGACCCGTACCGCGAACTCAAGGTGCGACCCGCGGTCGCGTCGCGATGGGACCGAAAACGGAAACCGAAGGAGGAACCGCCGGCCGATTGA
- a CDS encoding tyrosine-type recombinase/integrase: MSSRKKGRPARHRVGRVSVYFHHGAWWVYYRDAGRPVRRKVAATKDEAVRVAAQVNAQLAAGAPTLLAFTPVSVAALRDEFLIYHEHVLNSSLATVTRYRAATRHLADFAARQPRPPLAHDVNPDRFVAHLRVVEVAPNGHPNTARRRLRDKGVQFILETCRAMYAFAAKRRHLPPYAGNPFAELPLDRMTITDAKPIFVFDAATELAFLMSASPWAGPIHFTLAKTGLRVGELTHLLIEDLDLAAGWLHVRNKTALGWRIKTGSERSVPVLPEGVAVLRRVIGPRRSGPVFLRESFERGTTPALSGDHRELERVCLQRQEGSGSGASRADALRVARSVWKDAGAVRADDVRASFVRTMAALGRPDATCPKSWRHTFATLLQDANVDPLVRQITLGHRPPGGGLGMTANYTHTRPETQRGQIEAALRRWPASLAWAAGVAKGGAR, translated from the coding sequence GTGTCGTCTCGCAAGAAGGGTCGGCCGGCTCGGCACCGCGTCGGCCGGGTGTCCGTCTATTTCCACCACGGCGCGTGGTGGGTGTACTACCGCGACGCCGGGCGGCCGGTCCGCCGGAAAGTCGCCGCGACGAAGGACGAGGCCGTCCGGGTGGCCGCCCAGGTCAACGCCCAGTTGGCGGCCGGCGCCCCGACCCTGTTGGCGTTCACCCCGGTCAGCGTGGCGGCGCTGCGGGACGAATTCCTCATCTACCACGAACACGTTCTCAACTCCTCGCTGGCGACCGTCACCCGGTATCGCGCGGCCACCCGTCACCTGGCCGACTTCGCCGCCCGCCAACCCCGCCCGCCGCTGGCCCACGATGTCAACCCCGACCGCTTCGTCGCCCACCTGCGGGTGGTCGAGGTTGCCCCGAACGGGCACCCGAACACCGCCCGAAGGCGACTCCGCGACAAGGGCGTCCAATTTATTCTGGAAACGTGCCGAGCGATGTACGCGTTCGCGGCCAAGCGGCGGCACCTGCCGCCGTATGCCGGCAACCCATTCGCCGAACTCCCGCTCGACCGGATGACGATCACCGATGCGAAACCGATTTTCGTGTTCGATGCGGCCACTGAGTTGGCGTTCCTGATGTCCGCGTCCCCGTGGGCCGGGCCGATTCATTTCACGCTGGCCAAGACCGGGCTCCGGGTCGGCGAGTTGACCCACTTGCTCATTGAGGACCTGGACCTTGCGGCCGGGTGGTTGCACGTCCGGAACAAAACCGCCCTCGGGTGGCGGATCAAGACGGGGTCGGAGCGGTCCGTCCCGGTTCTCCCCGAGGGGGTGGCCGTCCTCCGGCGGGTGATCGGCCCCCGGCGGTCCGGTCCGGTCTTCCTCCGGGAGTCGTTCGAGCGCGGGACCACCCCGGCTCTGAGCGGCGACCACCGCGAGCTGGAACGGGTCTGCCTCCAGCGGCAAGAGGGCAGCGGATCGGGGGCGTCCCGGGCGGACGCCCTGCGGGTCGCGCGATCTGTCTGGAAGGACGCGGGGGCGGTCCGGGCGGACGATGTCCGCGCGTCGTTCGTACGAACGATGGCCGCCCTCGGCCGCCCCGACGCGACGTGCCCGAAATCGTGGCGGCACACGTTCGCGACGCTCCTACAGGACGCCAACGTCGACCCCCTGGTCCGCCAGATTACCCTCGGCCACCGGCCGCCGGGCGGGGGGCTGGGGATGACGGCGAATTACACGCACACCCGACCGGAGACCCAGCGGGGGCAGATCGAGGCCGCCCTGCGGCGGTGGCCGGCGTCGCTCGCCTGGGCCGCCGGGGTCGCGAAAGGAGGTGCCCGATGA
- a CDS encoding TIGR02996 domain-containing protein: protein MTAGESLLRAILETPADDLPRLVMADWLEEQGDRESVDRARLIRYQIESSASGLNDFRRISIRKSVSQLFRRNRKKWASPMSETDGRNFSWCPVQKIDGSWFGSRMSLNGFWQPYDTPGVQKWERGFVWYISGSLVALILNADRIFSRHPIETIEIDNALSFIRWEPTTSRWAISSSLPPCLLERMSPESMESANLSRLVVAIRGAFVSFARDAAGLPPLPAPAETAAHA, encoded by the coding sequence ATGACCGCCGGCGAATCCCTCCTCCGCGCGATCCTGGAGACCCCGGCCGACGACCTGCCGCGGCTCGTGATGGCGGATTGGCTGGAGGAACAGGGGGATCGGGAGAGCGTGGACAGAGCGAGGCTGATTCGTTATCAAATCGAATCATCAGCCTCAGGATTGAATGACTTCCGCCGGATCTCCATCAGGAAGAGTGTCAGTCAGCTTTTTCGCAGAAATCGGAAGAAATGGGCTTCACCGATGAGCGAAACCGATGGTCGCAATTTTTCGTGGTGCCCTGTGCAAAAAATTGACGGTTCGTGGTTCGGGTCGAGGATGTCGCTAAATGGTTTTTGGCAGCCTTACGACACACCAGGGGTCCAGAAATGGGAACGAGGGTTTGTCTGGTATATCAGTGGTTCTCTTGTAGCGTTGATCCTGAATGCTGACCGGATTTTCAGCCGCCATCCAATCGAAACGATTGAGATTGATAATGCCCTCTCTTTTATAAGGTGGGAACCGACAACGTCGAGGTGGGCGATTTCCTCTAGCCTGCCACCGTGTCTGTTGGAGCGGATGTCTCCCGAGTCAATGGAATCGGCCAACTTATCGCGGCTAGTCGTGGCGATCCGGGGCGCGTTTGTCTCATTCGCCCGCGATGCCGCCGGCCTTCCCCCCTTGCCCGCCCCCGCGGAGACCGCCGCCCATGCCTGA
- a CDS encoding 3'-5' exonuclease, with amino-acid sequence MHFPFSHLTLARPLAVLDLETTGVDPARDRIVEFAVLKIAPDGRSQLCHQRVRPGVPIPPAATAVHGITDAAVAAAPPFRAIARSLAAFLVDADLAGFGSPGSTCPSWPPSSPGPGSRSGSAGGPSLTP; translated from the coding sequence TTGCATTTCCCGTTCTCGCACCTGACCCTTGCCCGCCCGCTCGCAGTGCTCGACCTGGAGACGACCGGGGTCGACCCGGCCCGGGACCGGATCGTCGAGTTCGCCGTTCTCAAGATCGCCCCGGACGGGCGGTCCCAGTTGTGCCACCAGCGGGTCCGCCCCGGGGTGCCGATTCCGCCGGCCGCGACGGCCGTCCACGGGATCACCGACGCGGCCGTGGCCGCCGCCCCGCCGTTCCGGGCGATCGCCCGGAGCCTGGCCGCCTTCCTGGTTGACGCCGACCTGGCCGGGTTCGGATCGCCGGGTTCGACCTGCCCGTCCTGGCCGCCGAGTTCGCCCGGGCCGGGGTCTCGTTCCGGGTCGGCGGGCGGGCCGTCCTTGACGCCCTGA
- a CDS encoding tyrosine-type recombinase/integrase has protein sequence MAKKKGSRGQGEGSALPHGDGQFRAKLPGPNGPGRSKVFDRKTDALAWIREHVDRPKDSGTLGEWLDEWIAIQETQVEAKTVGRDKEVIESLIRPDLAKCLVADHVELAAKVRKWLTSMMKAGKSADQRHRAFSTLSKILRSHPTLPNSTLDKITPPKVVRAKRRSLTLEQFVGLVKVADDFAKRPHFGIIVRLGVECCTRPRELIALRWEDYDGRQIKIVRAICPETGEVKGLKNEFSRRTVPLTMPTITALDTYRKVCKSTDWIFPGTSRGHISYYGLVSQWKVLAAAAGLKGWVPGELRHTGATLLMSSGANVLSVARRLGHSDPSMVLRVYGHALQNDQIRLTDAFLGMYNAPVEPISSGLPRVCHTFETVTSEDPSK, from the coding sequence GTGGCCAAAAAAAAAGGCTCCCGCGGGCAAGGTGAAGGGTCTGCCCTACCGCATGGCGACGGCCAGTTCCGCGCGAAACTCCCGGGGCCGAACGGTCCAGGCCGATCCAAGGTATTCGACCGGAAGACGGATGCCCTGGCGTGGATCCGCGAGCACGTCGACCGGCCAAAGGATTCGGGTACGCTCGGGGAATGGCTGGACGAATGGATTGCGATTCAAGAGACGCAGGTAGAGGCCAAGACGGTCGGCCGAGACAAGGAAGTGATTGAGTCGCTGATACGTCCCGACCTGGCGAAGTGTCTCGTCGCTGATCATGTCGAGCTGGCCGCGAAGGTACGCAAGTGGCTGACGAGCATGATGAAGGCCGGCAAGTCCGCCGACCAGCGGCACCGCGCGTTCTCCACGCTCTCGAAGATACTCCGCTCCCATCCCACGTTACCGAATTCGACGCTCGATAAAATCACGCCCCCGAAGGTGGTTCGGGCGAAACGGCGATCGCTCACATTGGAGCAGTTCGTCGGCCTCGTGAAAGTCGCCGACGATTTCGCCAAACGGCCGCACTTCGGAATCATCGTCCGGCTCGGGGTGGAGTGCTGTACGCGACCCCGAGAACTGATCGCCCTCCGCTGGGAAGACTACGACGGCCGGCAAATCAAAATCGTGAGAGCCATCTGCCCCGAGACTGGAGAGGTGAAGGGGCTGAAAAACGAATTCAGCCGGCGTACCGTCCCGCTGACTATGCCGACGATTACGGCTTTGGACACCTACCGCAAGGTCTGCAAGTCGACCGATTGGATCTTCCCCGGTACGTCTCGCGGCCACATCTCCTACTACGGACTCGTTTCGCAGTGGAAGGTGCTGGCCGCAGCCGCCGGCCTGAAGGGATGGGTGCCGGGCGAACTGCGCCACACAGGAGCCACCCTCCTTATGTCGAGCGGCGCCAACGTTCTGAGCGTGGCCCGCCGCCTCGGGCACTCCGACCCGTCGATGGTCCTGCGGGTCTACGGTCACGCCCTGCAAAACGATCAGATCCGTCTCACCGACGCCTTCCTGGGGATGTACAATGCCCCAGTGGAGCCAATTAGTTCCGGTTTGCCACGGGTTTGCCATACGTTCGAAACAGTAACAAGTGAGGATCCGAGCAAATGA